AAGCTGTCGAGCACAGCGTCAGTGATGATCACGTCGTCAGCGGCGCGGGCCTCGAGGCGTTCGGCGACACCGTCGGCCTCGACGACGCCGCCCACCATCACGAAGTTGCCGCCGACCGCGCCGTCGAGCCGCTCGGGTGGCGCGACGACCGCCACATCGTCGAAGACCGCGTCCAGCGTCGCCGCCTCTGCGCGGGCGAACGCCAGGGGCGGGTGGTCGATCATGTTCAGCACGTACACGCCGCCCGGGCGCAGCACCCGGTCGATCTCCTCGATGAACTCGGTGGTCGTCAGGTGCCACGGCACCGCGAGGCCACCGAAGGCATCTCCGATGACCACGTCGCGCGAGTCGTCGGGCAGGTCGGCGATGCCCAGGCGAGCGTCGCCGGCGCGGACGCGCAGGTCGGGACCGGTGCGCAGCCCGAGCTCCTCACGGGCCAACGCGATCAGCTCCGGGTCGAGCTCCAGCACGAGGCTGTCGGTGCCGGGCCGGGTCGCCGCCAGGTAGCGCGGCAGCGTGAACCCGCCGCCACCGATGTGGAGCACGTCGAGGGGCTCCGGTGGCGCGAACGTCGCGTCGATCACGTCGATGACGTCGCGCGCGTAGTCGAACTCGAGGTGGGTCGGGTCGTCGAGATCGACATAGCTGTGGCGCAGGGTGTCGAGGACCAGCAGCCGGCCGCCGTCGGCCTGTTCGTCGGGGATGACCGATGCACAGAAGTACGCGGTCTCGTGCTCACACGGTGTGCCCAGGAACAGCCCAAGCCCGGCGATGGCGACAGCGCCCAGCATGACCGCTGACGGCGATCCCGGGTCCTGGCGGGGCAGCCACACCCACAGCCCAACGCCCCCCGCGACCAGCACGCTGCCCAAGGCGATGACGATTGGCGGGGTCGGGAACGCCGCGATCAGCACGAACCCCGTCACGAAGGTCCCGAACAGCGCCCCGATCGTGCTGATCGCCGACAGCCGGCCGACCGTGCGCCCGGTCTCGTGCAGGCTGTAGAGCTGGATCTTGACCACCATCGGGGTGACCGCCGACAGCACCGTCGCGGGGGCGAAGAACCCGAGCAGTGCCAGCGTGACGATCGTGAACGGGTTGCGTCCGGCGAGCGCTGGGCCGAACAGGCGCACGACCGGCAGGCACGCCAGTGCGAGCAGCCCGCCGATCGCGATGACCGGGCCGAGCAGCATCCGCGGATCTCGGGCGTCGGCCCGGCGGCCTCCCCACCAGGCGCCGAGCGCGATGCCCGCCAGGACGGTGCCGATGATGCCCGTGTAGGTCTCGAGCGTGACGCCGACGTACGGTGCCAGCAGGCGTCCCGCCAGGATCTCGAGCATCAGGACGCCCGCGGAGGTGGCGAACACGATGACGGACGAGAGCAGCGCAGGCATGGCCGACAGTATGCCGAGTGGCGTGGTCGTGGCCGCCGCGGCCAACGCTCTACCTGCGGAACCGCCCGCCGACGAGCCGCGGTGCCACACGGCGTGGCAGCTGCTGGTGCAGGCACGCTCCTGCGCGGCGATGGGGTCACCGCTGTACGGCCACCTGCTCGAGCGGGCCGCGGCGGACTGCGAGGCCGGCGGACCGACGTGGGCGCTGCTGCGTGCCCACGCCGCGCCCGGCCGCGGGGACGCGCTCGCCCTGCGGCTCATGGCCGCCGTCCACCGTCTGGTGCTGGAACGACGTGTGCCCCACCTGGCCACCTTCTACCCGAGTGTGGGTGGGACCGGAGCGGTGGACGGGGTGTGGGAGGCCTTCCGTGCGACGCTGGAGGACCATGCCGGCGATCTCACCCCGCTGATCGGACAGCCCTGTCAGACCAACGAGGTCGGCCGGAGCGCGGCGCTGCTGCTCGGGCTGTTCGACGTCGCCCGCCGGACGGGGCTGCCCCTGCGCCTGCGCGAGGTCGGTGCGAGCGCGGGGCTCAACCTGCGGTGTGACCGCTTCCTCGTCGGCGGTGGCGGGGTCACCATCGGGGATCCGGACAGCCCGGTCGATCTGTCGTCGCACTGGCGGACGCCTCCGCCCTGGACGCCCGCGCCGCTGGACGTCGTCGACCGCCGGGGCTGCGACCGGTCACCGGTCGATCCGACGACCAACGATGGCCGGCTCACGCTGACGGCATCGGTGTGGGCCGACCAGCGGGAGCGCCACGCGCGCCTGCGCGGGGCGCTCGAGCTCGCCCGGCGGATTCCTGCCGAGGTCGACCGCGCGTCGCTCGAGGTATGGACACGTGCGCAGCTCGCCGACCTGGCGGACGGGGTGGCGACCGTGGTCTTCCACTCGATCGTCCTGGAGTACGTGGACGATGGGGCGCGTGCGGCGTTCGTCGAGGCCCTGCACAACGCAGGCGCCCGGGCGACGGCCCACCGCCCGCTCGCCTGGGTGCGACTCGAGCCGATCAGCCACCTGCGCCACCACGGCGTTCAGGTGGACCTGTGGCCGGACGGGAGCAGTCGCACGCTGGCGCGGTCCGGGGCGCACGGCACGGATGTCGACTGGCTCGGTGACGAGGACACCGCGGCACGCGGGTAGCCTGCAACCACCATGACGACCGTGACCAAGCCGCACGATCTCGTGACGTCCGACGCGGCGTTGCGCCGCTTCCTGCACGGTCTGCCCGGCGTGGACCAGGTCGGCGCCGAGGCTCGCGCTGCAGCGCTGGCGACGCGGTCGATCAAGCGCGACGCCAAGCTGTGGGCGATCGACCTCGCGATCGGCGTCACCGATCTGACCACGCTGGAAGGCGCGGACACACCCGGCAAGGTTCGGGCGCTGTGTGCGAAGGCGGTGCGTCCGGACGCGACCGACGACACGGTGCCCCACACGGCCGCTGTGTGCGTCTACCCGGACATGGTGGCCGAAGCGGTCGCGCGCACCGCCGGCAGCGGCGTGCAGGTGGCGTCGGTGGCCACCGCGTTCCCGTCGGGTCGGGCGTCGCTTGACGTCAAGCTCGCGGACACGCGCGAGGCCGTGGAGGCCGGCGCGCACGAGATCGACATGGTCATCGACCGCGGTGCCTTTCTGGCCGGCAGGTACGGCGCAGTCGCAAAGGAGATCGTTGCCACGAAGGAGGCGTGCAGCGACGCTCACCTGAAGGTCATCCTCGAGACCGGTGAGCTCGCCACCCTGGACAACGTGCGCCGCGCGTCCTGGCTGGCGATGTTGGCCGGCGCCGACTTCATCAAGACGTCGACCGGCAAGATCGCCCCGGCATCGACCCGCCCGGTCGTCCTGGTGATGCTCGAGGCGGTCCGCGACGCCGAGGCCATGCTCGAGCGCCGTGTCGGGGTCAAGGCTGCCGGCGGGATCCGCACCACCAAGGATGCCATCCGCTACCTCGTACTCGTCAACGAGATCGCCGGGCCGGAGTGGCTGACGCCGGAGCTGTTCAGGATCGGCGCGTCGAGCCTGCTCAACGACCTGCTCATGCAACGGGTCAAGCAGCGGACCGGCGCGTACGCGGGGCCCGACTACTTCACGATCGACTGA
This portion of the Euzebyales bacterium genome encodes:
- a CDS encoding fused MFS/spermidine synthase; amino-acid sequence: MPALLSSVIVFATSAGVLMLEILAGRLLAPYVGVTLETYTGIIGTVLAGIALGAWWGGRRADARDPRMLLGPVIAIGGLLALACLPVVRLFGPALAGRNPFTIVTLALLGFFAPATVLSAVTPMVVKIQLYSLHETGRTVGRLSAISTIGALFGTFVTGFVLIAAFPTPPIVIALGSVLVAGGVGLWVWLPRQDPGSPSAVMLGAVAIAGLGLFLGTPCEHETAYFCASVIPDEQADGGRLLVLDTLRHSYVDLDDPTHLEFDYARDVIDVIDATFAPPEPLDVLHIGGGGFTLPRYLAATRPGTDSLVLELDPELIALAREELGLRTGPDLRVRAGDARLGIADLPDDSRDVVIGDAFGGLAVPWHLTTTEFIEEIDRVLRPGGVYVLNMIDHPPLAFARAEAATLDAVFDDVAVVAPPERLDGAVGGNFVMVGGVVEADGVAERLEARAADDVIITDAVLDSFTGDAPVLTDDYAPVDQLLEPRPTTG
- a CDS encoding DUF2332 domain-containing protein; protein product: MADSMPSGVVVAAAANALPAEPPADEPRCHTAWQLLVQARSCAAMGSPLYGHLLERAAADCEAGGPTWALLRAHAAPGRGDALALRLMAAVHRLVLERRVPHLATFYPSVGGTGAVDGVWEAFRATLEDHAGDLTPLIGQPCQTNEVGRSAALLLGLFDVARRTGLPLRLREVGASAGLNLRCDRFLVGGGGVTIGDPDSPVDLSSHWRTPPPWTPAPLDVVDRRGCDRSPVDPTTNDGRLTLTASVWADQRERHARLRGALELARRIPAEVDRASLEVWTRAQLADLADGVATVVFHSIVLEYVDDGARAAFVEALHNAGARATAHRPLAWVRLEPISHLRHHGVQVDLWPDGSSRTLARSGAHGTDVDWLGDEDTAARG
- the deoC gene encoding deoxyribose-phosphate aldolase, whose amino-acid sequence is MTTVTKPHDLVTSDAALRRFLHGLPGVDQVGAEARAAALATRSIKRDAKLWAIDLAIGVTDLTTLEGADTPGKVRALCAKAVRPDATDDTVPHTAAVCVYPDMVAEAVARTAGSGVQVASVATAFPSGRASLDVKLADTREAVEAGAHEIDMVIDRGAFLAGRYGAVAKEIVATKEACSDAHLKVILETGELATLDNVRRASWLAMLAGADFIKTSTGKIAPASTRPVVLVMLEAVRDAEAMLERRVGVKAAGGIRTTKDAIRYLVLVNEIAGPEWLTPELFRIGASSLLNDLLMQRVKQRTGAYAGPDYFTID